The following proteins are co-located in the Haloarcula marismortui ATCC 43049 genome:
- a CDS encoding NAD(P)/FAD-dependent oxidoreductase, which yields MHVAVVGGGAVGLSTALALVRRGASVTVFERDTLGSGASGRAAGLCYDAFADDVDAVVAADALARYRDMGLFEAQPYVWVARTESDATAVREQITQMQENGVGVEALTPAALGDRYPALETSGIEVAGLARDAGVLDPDEVVATLAETARKAGATIETGTPVSLDSPATVETANEVRAFDAVVVAAGPQTKPLVADVGVSLALKAYRAQALVTEPVDATLPSFYDATREFYWRPKGDALLVGNGAHEVDPTDWNPDADAEFVTRSLDRVEQTAALTPACDRAWAGLCTATPDGAPLAGQVADGLWVATGWQGHGLMRAPAMGNYLAADVLNRPNPLSEHLPGRVDPTRFDGSEEFAALDDPTRDWNE from the coding sequence ATGCACGTCGCCGTCGTTGGCGGTGGGGCCGTTGGCCTGTCGACCGCGCTAGCACTGGTTCGCCGCGGTGCATCGGTCACGGTATTTGAACGTGATACGCTCGGGAGCGGCGCGAGCGGCCGGGCGGCCGGCCTCTGTTACGACGCGTTCGCTGACGACGTGGACGCCGTCGTGGCCGCGGACGCACTCGCTCGCTACCGTGACATGGGCCTGTTCGAGGCCCAGCCCTACGTCTGGGTCGCGCGCACGGAGAGCGACGCCACGGCCGTCCGCGAGCAGATCACGCAGATGCAGGAAAACGGCGTCGGGGTCGAGGCGCTCACACCAGCGGCACTCGGCGACCGCTACCCCGCACTCGAGACCAGCGGCATCGAGGTGGCTGGCCTCGCCCGCGACGCCGGCGTACTCGACCCAGACGAGGTGGTGGCGACGCTCGCCGAAACAGCCCGCAAAGCGGGTGCGACCATCGAGACTGGCACCCCGGTCTCCCTCGATTCGCCGGCGACCGTCGAAACAGCGAACGAGGTTCGGGCGTTCGACGCGGTGGTCGTCGCGGCCGGCCCGCAAACGAAGCCGCTCGTCGCCGATGTCGGCGTCTCGCTCGCGCTGAAAGCCTACCGGGCGCAGGCCCTCGTGACCGAACCGGTCGATGCCACGCTGCCGTCGTTCTACGACGCGACACGAGAGTTCTACTGGCGGCCAAAGGGCGACGCGCTACTGGTCGGCAACGGCGCACACGAGGTCGACCCGACGGACTGGAACCCGGACGCGGACGCCGAGTTCGTCACTCGGAGCCTCGACCGGGTCGAGCAGACGGCGGCGCTCACGCCAGCCTGTGACCGAGCCTGGGCCGGCCTGTGTACGGCGACACCCGACGGCGCGCCGCTGGCCGGGCAGGTCGCCGACGGACTCTGGGTAGCCACTGGCTGGCAGGGCCACGGACTCATGCGCGCGCCGGCGATGGGCAACTATCTCGCCGCAGACGTTCTCAATCGCCCGAACCCGCTTTCAGAACACTTGCCTGGTCGCGTCGACCCGACACGGTTCGACGGCTCCGAAGAATTCGCCGCGCTGGACGACCCGACGCGTGACTGGAACGAGTGA
- a CDS encoding Hsp20/alpha crystallin family protein, producing MMRDIGSSISDAIFENIGRAAGRVQENKPLASDLLESDDAYLVVFDAPGTTASDIQVRYVDDRVEVRIDRFRDFYDGFEMRYPGRGLALDGSVTLPSDAAVDPETAQATLKSNGTLHVRVPKADTDHDEDEATDVGVATDDSGTAEVTDADADSETADVEDVTDAADEGEDDDA from the coding sequence ATGATGCGAGACATCGGCTCCTCTATCAGCGACGCGATATTCGAGAACATCGGGCGGGCCGCCGGCCGGGTCCAGGAGAACAAGCCGCTGGCCTCGGACCTGCTGGAGTCAGACGATGCCTACCTCGTCGTCTTCGACGCGCCCGGCACGACGGCGTCGGACATCCAGGTCCGGTACGTCGACGACCGCGTGGAGGTCCGTATCGACCGCTTCCGCGATTTCTACGATGGATTCGAAATGCGCTACCCGGGCCGCGGGCTCGCACTCGACGGGAGCGTCACGCTGCCGAGCGATGCCGCTGTCGACCCGGAGACAGCGCAGGCGACGCTCAAGAGTAACGGCACGCTCCACGTCCGCGTCCCGAAAGCCGACACGGACCACGACGAGGACGAAGCAACGGATGTCGGCGTTGCAACCGACGATAGCGGGACTGCTGAGGTGACTGACGCGGATGCAGACAGCGAAACGGCTGATGTCGAAGACGTGACCGACGCAGCTGACGAGGGCGAAGACGACGACGCCTGA
- a CDS encoding DUF7559 family protein yields the protein MPATMEVVCTDDSCELDMFEMHYTYDMPDDVELAAFSCPYCGGTDCLDEVEL from the coding sequence ATGCCAGCCACTATGGAGGTCGTCTGCACGGACGACAGCTGCGAACTCGACATGTTCGAGATGCACTACACGTACGATATGCCGGACGATGTCGAACTCGCGGCGTTCTCCTGCCCGTACTGTGGCGGAACGGACTGCCTCGACGAAGTGGAACTATGA
- a CDS encoding DUF429 domain-containing protein produces MSERVLGADFSGAASAGDALWVTEAIPTDDGLTIQRCYRGTDEWGRDREAAHAGLLDRITDDDVGTVGLDFPFSLPQALLDAQCGGTWDGFVDWLASGSGPTDPGSLSEACRHTAEMATGSRDLRRETDFRRGALCPYTNRTRSMTFYGVRDVLGKLRDDEETAVVPMEGWDAETLVAEVYPAATFGWLGCYREGYKNVDDPRQRREANIAAVEACSVTVGDHRDTYLGNHDALDSLAAVVSAGRLADGARPPAAGPQSEGCIYV; encoded by the coding sequence ATGAGTGAACGCGTCCTCGGGGCGGATTTCAGCGGCGCAGCAAGCGCTGGCGACGCGCTCTGGGTTACCGAGGCGATACCAACGGACGACGGGCTGACGATTCAACGGTGCTACCGCGGGACGGACGAATGGGGCCGGGACCGCGAGGCGGCCCACGCCGGCCTCCTCGACCGCATTACCGACGATGATGTCGGCACGGTCGGGCTGGATTTCCCGTTCAGTCTGCCACAGGCGCTACTTGACGCACAATGCGGCGGAACCTGGGACGGCTTCGTCGACTGGCTTGCGAGCGGTAGCGGCCCGACTGACCCGGGGTCGCTTTCGGAGGCCTGTCGGCACACCGCCGAGATGGCAACCGGCAGCCGTGACCTGCGCCGGGAGACGGATTTCCGACGCGGCGCGCTGTGTCCCTACACGAATCGGACGCGCAGTATGACCTTCTACGGCGTCCGGGACGTGCTCGGAAAACTGCGAGACGACGAGGAAACAGCCGTCGTACCGATGGAGGGCTGGGACGCCGAGACGCTCGTCGCCGAGGTGTACCCCGCTGCGACGTTCGGCTGGCTGGGCTGCTACCGCGAGGGGTACAAGAACGTCGACGACCCCCGACAGCGTCGGGAAGCAAACATCGCGGCGGTTGAGGCCTGTAGCGTCACCGTCGGCGACCACCGCGACACCTACCTCGGAAACCACGACGCGCTGGACTCGCTGGCTGCTGTCGTCTCTGCGGGCCGACTGGCCGACGGTGCAAGACCGCCCGCGGCAGGCCCACAGAGCGAAGGCTGTATCTACGTTTGA
- a CDS encoding ABC transporter ATP-binding protein, translating into MPDDQGGFEGVRENVDGHPMVNLVSYATPYWLRLFVGILAAFCTRFARLVPPIIVAAAIDRVVLNSGEPGLLTDAGLLPPGQITGEAARIAFLQRLVVIAAIAYLIRSAARFASRYLLQSSAQKIQRDLRNETYDHLQHLSLSFFANHQTGGMMSILNSDINRLESFLNTEFRQMIRVVATVGGIAVILYTYSPKLALIALAPVPIIGVASGFFLTWIEPRYRSIRQTVSRLNTRLENNLSGAPVIKAFDRYDFERKRVTDQSQEYHDEKVAALRIRRAFFAGLRLLTGIVFVLILYVAGMDFITNPQGETALSAGAFTAFFLYIRRLYSPMRRVGKSANKYQLAKSSAERVFGLLGQEPEVTDPEDTYEPDSIDGLVEFDDVTFGYGDEPPVVRDVSLDVPDGATVGLAGATGAGKSTLLKLVPRFHDVDSGAVRVDGVDVREYGLQSLRSEIAIVEQQPYLFSGTVAENIAYGDREVLDAEQSDDEARGSSWETARDRVRDAAEAAQAHEFIEDLPDGYDTQIGERGIKLSGGQRQRVAIARALLNDPEIIIFDEATSDVDTETEDRIQESIEQLVADRTAFVIAHRLSTIQDADRIVVMDDGKIVERGSHTDLLAADGDYADLWHAQADDRTVSADD; encoded by the coding sequence ATGCCTGACGACCAGGGCGGCTTCGAAGGCGTCCGTGAGAACGTCGACGGCCACCCGATGGTCAACCTCGTCAGCTACGCTACGCCCTACTGGCTCCGGCTATTCGTCGGCATTCTGGCGGCGTTCTGTACCCGGTTCGCCCGCCTCGTGCCGCCGATAATCGTCGCCGCGGCCATTGACCGCGTCGTCCTCAACAGCGGCGAACCGGGGTTGCTGACCGACGCCGGTCTGTTGCCGCCCGGCCAAATCACTGGCGAAGCCGCCCGAATCGCCTTCCTCCAGCGACTCGTTGTCATCGCGGCCATCGCGTATCTCATCCGGTCGGCAGCGCGTTTCGCATCGAGATACCTCTTGCAATCGAGCGCCCAAAAAATACAGCGGGACCTCCGAAACGAGACGTACGACCACCTCCAGCATCTCTCGCTGTCTTTCTTTGCGAACCACCAGACCGGCGGGATGATGTCGATACTCAACAGCGACATCAACCGGCTGGAGTCGTTTCTGAACACGGAGTTCCGCCAGATGATACGGGTGGTGGCGACCGTCGGCGGTATCGCCGTCATCCTCTACACTTACTCGCCGAAGCTAGCGCTCATCGCGCTCGCACCGGTCCCGATCATCGGCGTCGCCAGCGGCTTCTTCCTTACGTGGATTGAGCCGCGGTATCGCTCGATTCGCCAGACGGTGTCGCGGCTCAACACGCGGCTGGAGAACAACCTCAGCGGCGCGCCGGTCATCAAGGCATTCGACCGGTACGACTTCGAGCGCAAGCGAGTGACCGACCAGAGCCAGGAGTACCACGATGAGAAGGTCGCCGCGCTCCGCATCCGCCGGGCCTTCTTCGCCGGCCTGCGGCTATTGACCGGCATCGTGTTCGTGCTGATTCTGTACGTCGCCGGGATGGACTTCATCACGAATCCACAGGGCGAAACGGCGCTGTCGGCAGGGGCGTTTACCGCTTTCTTCCTCTACATCCGCCGGCTCTACTCCCCGATGCGGCGGGTCGGCAAGTCGGCCAACAAGTACCAGCTCGCCAAATCCAGCGCCGAGCGCGTGTTCGGCCTGCTGGGCCAAGAACCCGAAGTCACCGACCCCGAGGACACCTACGAACCCGATAGCATCGACGGGTTAGTCGAGTTCGACGACGTGACCTTCGGCTACGGCGACGAGCCGCCGGTCGTCCGCGACGTGTCGCTGGACGTGCCAGACGGCGCAACCGTCGGCCTCGCCGGGGCGACCGGGGCCGGCAAATCAACCCTGCTGAAACTGGTGCCGCGGTTCCACGACGTGGATAGCGGTGCAGTCCGAGTGGATGGCGTCGACGTGCGCGAATACGGCCTCCAGAGTCTCAGGAGCGAAATCGCAATCGTCGAGCAGCAGCCGTACCTGTTCTCGGGGACCGTCGCCGAGAACATCGCCTACGGCGACCGCGAAGTCCTTGACGCTGAGCAGTCGGACGACGAGGCGCGGGGGAGTAGCTGGGAGACCGCACGCGACCGCGTCCGCGACGCGGCGGAAGCCGCACAGGCCCACGAGTTCATCGAGGACCTGCCGGATGGGTACGACACGCAGATCGGCGAGCGCGGCATCAAACTCTCCGGCGGCCAGCGCCAGCGTGTTGCCATCGCCCGGGCCCTGCTGAACGACCCCGAAATCATCATCTTCGATGAGGCGACCAGCGACGTAGACACGGAGACAGAAGACCGCATTCAGGAGAGTATCGAGCAACTGGTCGCGGATCGCACCGCCTTCGTCATCGCCCATCGCCTCTCAACGATTCAGGACGCGGACCGCATCGTCGTGATGGACGACGGCAAAATCGTCGAACGCGGTAGCCACACCGACCTGCTCGCGGCGGACGGCGATTACGCCGACCTCTGGCACGCCCAAGCCGACGACCGAACGGTCAGCGCCGACGACTGA
- the nhaC gene encoding Na+/H+ antiporter NhaC, whose product MTSLTLEPLTYEDIPSERRPGVLQALVPVLGVVLFLGIGSGYLKLAPHGPLLWSIVLTGAVGKYWLGYSWDDLYEGLADSLLMGLQAILILFIIYGLIATWVSAGTIPGLMYYGLSILTPDVFLPATALLAMVVAFSIGSSWTTAGTLGVAFIGIGSGLGVPTPMTAGAILSGAYAGDKQSPLSDTTNLAAAVTNTDLYDHIRAMRNGTVLAFGLSVLLYAVLGLRAVGEIPTGRVAEIQGALAGSYDLSVLVLLPLIVTFGLALYGIPALPTLVAGVFAGAFTTIFVQGRSFTAAWTVFLDGTAPETGTALVNDLLASGGISGSAWTIAVVVAALSLGGLLERTGVLAVLAHHLATAVRGPRSLVVGTGVSAIFVNAFSAQQYMSIVVPGLTLRNLYDEYGLSSDDLSQAIESAGTPTGALFPWHAGAVYMSAVFGVGTLAYAPYYFFAFLSPLILFATTLFGGRYDGSEQADSATSSAVADD is encoded by the coding sequence GTGACATCACTCACTCTCGAACCGCTGACGTACGAGGACATCCCGTCGGAGCGCCGTCCGGGGGTACTGCAGGCGCTGGTCCCCGTACTCGGTGTCGTTCTGTTCCTCGGCATCGGATCGGGATATCTGAAGCTGGCCCCACACGGGCCGCTGCTCTGGAGCATTGTGCTGACTGGCGCAGTCGGCAAATACTGGTTAGGGTACTCGTGGGACGACCTCTACGAGGGCCTCGCGGACAGTCTGCTGATGGGGCTGCAGGCCATTCTCATCCTGTTCATCATCTACGGACTCATCGCGACGTGGGTGAGCGCGGGGACTATCCCCGGGCTGATGTACTATGGCCTCTCGATACTGACGCCGGACGTGTTCCTGCCGGCGACGGCGCTGCTTGCGATGGTCGTCGCCTTTTCTATTGGGTCGTCGTGGACGACAGCCGGCACTCTTGGCGTGGCCTTCATCGGCATCGGCTCCGGTCTCGGCGTGCCAACACCGATGACCGCTGGTGCTATCCTCTCGGGTGCCTACGCGGGCGACAAGCAGTCTCCCCTCTCAGACACGACAAACCTCGCGGCCGCCGTGACGAACACCGACCTCTACGACCACATCCGGGCGATGCGCAACGGGACTGTGCTGGCGTTTGGCCTCTCGGTCCTGCTCTACGCTGTTCTGGGACTGCGTGCCGTCGGTGAAATCCCGACCGGGCGTGTCGCCGAGATACAGGGCGCACTCGCTGGGAGCTACGACCTCTCAGTGCTGGTGCTCCTTCCACTCATTGTCACCTTCGGGCTGGCACTGTACGGCATCCCGGCGCTCCCGACGCTCGTCGCCGGAGTCTTCGCCGGGGCCTTCACGACCATCTTCGTGCAGGGCCGGTCGTTCACTGCCGCCTGGACTGTCTTTCTCGATGGGACGGCCCCTGAGACGGGGACAGCCCTCGTGAACGACCTACTGGCAAGCGGTGGTATCTCAGGGTCGGCCTGGACGATTGCCGTCGTCGTCGCGGCTCTCAGTCTCGGTGGGCTCCTTGAGCGGACCGGCGTCCTCGCCGTGCTCGCACACCATCTCGCAACTGCTGTCCGCGGCCCGCGCAGCTTAGTCGTCGGGACCGGCGTTTCGGCCATCTTCGTCAACGCCTTCTCGGCCCAGCAGTACATGAGCATCGTCGTCCCCGGACTCACGCTCCGGAACCTCTATGACGAGTACGGTCTGTCCAGCGACGACCTCTCACAGGCTATCGAGTCCGCCGGAACCCCGACCGGCGCGCTCTTCCCGTGGCACGCCGGTGCCGTCTACATGTCCGCAGTCTTTGGGGTCGGAACGCTTGCCTATGCCCCGTACTACTTCTTCGCGTTCCTCTCGCCGCTAATCCTGTTTGCGACAACGCTGTTCGGTGGCCGATACGACGGGTCCGAGCAAGCTGATTCAGCTACGTCATCCGCTGTCGCCGACGACTGA
- a CDS encoding radical SAM protein, which yields MTDPETLDVTIVDGYVDEPAHFGVPPYISTYPRYAAGALVDAGVPREQITYHTIDELREDNAVWRDVEAADLMVYVGGMTVPGKYVGGTPAEPDEVRELAWTANGTSIMGGPVRFGVGEANEGASETARDDLDFDFLAMADVEAAVFDLVESGLEGFNDRYRDIEEETRWARAGAFVVEQHPNHPDYLICEMETSRGCPYRCSFCTEPMYGNPDFRPPESVVDEVDALSDRGVKHFRLGRQADILAYGGDGEAPNPDALRRLYGGIRDVAPDLETLHLDNMNPITVVKWPEKAREGIRIIAEHNTPGDTAAFGLESADPNVMSDNNLNVTADQCFEAVKIVNEVAGWRPGGDKDTAPNFGDDAARRLPKLLPGINLVHGLKGETRETFEHNKRFLQRVYDEGLMLRRVNIRQVMAFEGTDMADTGAEIAKDHKQLFKQYKQEVRETIDNPMLQRVAPPGTVLPDVHLEYHQDGKTFGRQLGTYPLLVGIPGERELGSVVDIAVTDHGYRSVTGVPYPLDLNSASMNELTEIPGIGRSTAGDVVVNRPYESVGDIDVASIERFATTRSQEGAD from the coding sequence ATGACTGACCCCGAGACGCTCGACGTGACCATCGTCGACGGCTACGTCGACGAGCCCGCGCACTTCGGGGTGCCGCCGTACATCTCGACGTATCCGCGGTACGCCGCCGGCGCGCTCGTCGATGCCGGCGTCCCCCGCGAGCAGATAACGTATCACACCATCGACGAACTCCGGGAGGACAACGCAGTCTGGCGAGACGTTGAGGCCGCCGACCTCATGGTATACGTCGGCGGCATGACCGTTCCCGGCAAGTACGTCGGTGGGACGCCGGCGGAACCCGACGAAGTGCGCGAGCTGGCTTGGACGGCCAACGGGACCTCCATCATGGGCGGTCCGGTCCGCTTCGGCGTCGGCGAGGCAAACGAGGGAGCGAGCGAGACGGCCCGCGACGACCTCGATTTCGACTTCCTGGCGATGGCGGACGTCGAGGCCGCGGTGTTCGACCTCGTGGAGTCCGGCCTGGAGGGGTTCAACGACCGCTACCGCGACATCGAGGAGGAGACACGTTGGGCCCGCGCCGGCGCGTTCGTTGTCGAACAGCACCCGAACCACCCCGACTACCTCATCTGCGAGATGGAGACTTCCCGGGGCTGTCCGTACCGGTGTTCCTTCTGTACGGAGCCGATGTACGGCAACCCGGACTTCCGGCCGCCCGAGAGTGTTGTCGATGAAGTCGATGCCCTCTCGGACCGCGGTGTGAAGCACTTCCGGCTGGGCCGGCAGGCCGACATCCTCGCGTACGGCGGTGACGGTGAAGCACCGAATCCCGACGCCCTGCGGCGGCTCTACGGCGGTATCCGCGACGTTGCGCCGGACCTTGAGACGCTGCATCTCGACAATATGAATCCCATCACGGTTGTGAAGTGGCCCGAGAAGGCCCGCGAGGGGATTCGCATCATCGCCGAACACAACACGCCCGGCGATACCGCCGCCTTCGGCCTGGAGTCAGCCGACCCGAACGTGATGAGCGACAACAACCTCAACGTCACCGCCGACCAGTGTTTCGAGGCGGTGAAAATCGTCAACGAGGTGGCTGGCTGGCGACCCGGAGGAGATAAAGACACTGCCCCCAACTTTGGCGACGACGCCGCTCGGCGGCTCCCCAAACTCCTGCCCGGTATCAATCTCGTCCACGGGCTGAAAGGCGAGACGCGGGAGACCTTCGAGCACAACAAGCGGTTCCTCCAGCGGGTGTACGACGAGGGGCTCATGCTCCGGCGGGTGAACATCCGGCAGGTGATGGCCTTCGAGGGGACCGACATGGCCGACACCGGCGCAGAAATCGCTAAGGACCACAAACAACTGTTCAAGCAGTACAAACAGGAGGTCCGTGAAACCATCGATAACCCGATGCTCCAGCGGGTCGCGCCGCCGGGAACGGTGCTGCCCGATGTCCATCTAGAGTACCATCAGGACGGCAAGACGTTCGGCCGGCAGTTGGGGACCTACCCGCTCCTTGTGGGCATTCCGGGCGAACGCGAACTCGGCAGTGTCGTCGACATCGCGGTCACCGACCACGGCTACCGGTCGGTCACCGGCGTCCCCTACCCGCTGGACCTCAACAGCGCGTCGATGAACGAACTCACCGAGATTCCCGGTATCGGCCGGAGCACCGCCGGCGATGTGGTGGTAAACAGACCCTACGAATCGGTCGGAGATATCGACGTCGCGTCAATCGAGCGGTTCGCAACCACCCGGTCACAGGAAGGCGCTGACTAA
- a CDS encoding flippase-like domain-containing protein, producing MTAVKVSVVLPAYNEADTIEQTVSITLETLASFLSEDAYEVIVAEDGCSDRTPEIAARLANEDSRIRHVHSDDRLGRGGALEYAFDQADGDTLVYFDTDLATDMSHLEELVNAVRVDGYDVATGSRWLPENRADRPAKRGIPSFGYNTLVRTVLRSDLKDHQCGFKAFDRGALETLLPLVQDEHWFWDTELLVKAQRNGYRVKEFPVDWTPKGDSKVDIVRDVFGMGSQILRTFWELSVSPRITREVSLGAGTMLVVIALLLMTQYLDPDRVLAEMAGAAPEIVALSAVFYAVSWPLRGIRYRDILVSMGYRERWDFLTGAIFISQTGNLVFPARAGDAVRAYVIKARRSIPYPSGFASLAVERVFDLLTITLLAGVVMIGLAVTGSAEQLLTALTGDAVGGDAASSGRTAVAVAGGVGLAAIGAVVAIVASARSDRNLVRAGIGRLSSDSYADYVAGIIEGFVGDVQTVAADGSAFTRVGIGSLLIWTFDVITALIVFAAFGYSLTPSLVAVGFFAVSVGNLAKVLPLTPGGVGLYEGAFTVIVASLTPVGVAAAIGVAIVDHAVKNIVTIIGGVASMGWLNVSLTTAVEESQSTDAIEPETND from the coding sequence ATGACTGCGGTCAAGGTGAGCGTCGTTCTCCCTGCCTACAACGAGGCGGATACCATCGAGCAGACGGTGTCGATAACACTCGAAACGCTCGCCTCGTTTCTCTCCGAAGACGCGTATGAGGTCATCGTCGCGGAGGACGGTTGCTCGGACCGCACACCCGAAATCGCGGCGCGGCTCGCGAACGAGGACAGCCGGATCCGACACGTCCACAGCGACGACCGCCTCGGACGCGGCGGCGCGTTAGAGTACGCCTTCGACCAGGCCGACGGCGACACACTGGTGTATTTTGATACGGACCTGGCGACGGATATGTCGCATCTCGAAGAGCTCGTCAACGCCGTCCGCGTCGACGGCTATGACGTGGCGACGGGGTCACGGTGGCTGCCCGAAAACCGAGCCGACCGACCCGCGAAGCGCGGGATTCCGAGCTTCGGCTACAACACGCTCGTTCGGACGGTCCTCCGCTCGGACCTCAAGGACCACCAGTGCGGGTTCAAGGCCTTCGACCGGGGGGCACTGGAGACGCTGTTGCCCCTCGTCCAGGACGAGCACTGGTTCTGGGACACGGAACTGCTTGTCAAGGCCCAGCGCAACGGCTATCGGGTGAAGGAGTTCCCCGTCGACTGGACGCCCAAGGGCGATTCGAAGGTCGACATCGTCCGGGACGTGTTTGGCATGGGGAGCCAGATACTCCGGACGTTCTGGGAACTGTCGGTCAGCCCCCGGATTACCCGTGAGGTGTCGCTCGGCGCGGGCACGATGCTCGTCGTTATTGCCCTTCTGTTGATGACACAGTATCTTGACCCCGACCGCGTCCTCGCGGAGATGGCCGGGGCGGCACCGGAAATCGTCGCGCTGAGTGCCGTGTTTTATGCTGTTTCATGGCCGCTCCGTGGCATCCGCTACCGGGACATCCTCGTTTCGATGGGGTATCGTGAGCGGTGGGACTTCCTGACAGGCGCGATATTCATCAGCCAGACCGGGAACCTCGTGTTCCCAGCGCGAGCTGGTGACGCGGTTCGGGCGTACGTTATCAAGGCCCGTCGCTCGATTCCATACCCCTCCGGGTTCGCGTCGCTGGCCGTCGAGCGCGTGTTCGACCTGCTGACGATAACGCTCCTCGCCGGCGTCGTCATGATCGGGCTAGCCGTGACTGGGTCGGCCGAACAGTTGCTGACGGCGCTGACGGGCGATGCCGTCGGCGGCGACGCGGCCAGCAGCGGGCGAACCGCCGTGGCCGTGGCAGGCGGTGTCGGCCTTGCAGCAATTGGTGCAGTGGTGGCCATCGTCGCCAGTGCGCGGAGCGACCGGAACCTCGTCCGAGCGGGCATCGGCCGGCTGAGCAGCGACTCCTATGCCGACTACGTCGCTGGCATCATCGAGGGGTTCGTCGGCGACGTACAGACGGTGGCCGCCGATGGGTCGGCCTTCACCCGTGTCGGCATCGGCAGTCTCCTCATCTGGACGTTTGACGTGATAACGGCCCTGATCGTCTTTGCGGCCTTCGGCTACAGCCTGACGCCGTCGCTGGTGGCCGTTGGCTTCTTCGCGGTCAGTGTCGGGAACCTCGCAAAGGTCCTGCCGTTGACCCCCGGTGGGGTCGGGCTCTACGAGGGTGCGTTCACCGTCATCGTCGCGTCACTGACGCCGGTCGGCGTCGCCGCGGCTATTGGCGTCGCCATCGTCGACCACGCGGTAAAGAACATCGTCACCATCATTGGCGGCGTCGCGTCGATGGGCTGGCTCAACGTCTCGCTGACGACGGCCGTCGAAGAGTCCCAGTCTACAGACGCTATCGAACCGGAAACGAACGACTGA